Proteins encoded within one genomic window of Plasmodium cynomolgi strain B DNA, chromosome 11, whole genome shotgun sequence:
- a CDS encoding cdc2-like protein kinase (putative): MYGITLTKCKIYFNNIYSTVSLEEKLGGGTYGDVYKGKVIKYNNNNNNDLYQNTNYLPYDYYTDEFVFFRKNIYAIKFFRDDLKTINEEGISCTTLRELSCLKNIGRHPNILRLIDVTIDRQKCISEYINRQILQHHASNFQHSAKLDMTPLAADQKFIFAAYEYCDAGDLKRLIQKTKITDDQAGLSLKEAKWLSFQLLNGLAYLHNNKMCHRDLKPENVMLQQTPNRKFLLKIGDLGLCRELKNDGDMTPTVCTIYYRPLEVLLSKFEMAKGKKGRAKARGKVKPPANGVPASANRSHGNQPYANQPHGNQPYANQPHANQPHANQPHANQPHSNQPHSNQPHASAPHSSAPYPSRAPSTRGIDSSGNSRAHTASAACTTDRGSGGSGSGNKSGSRSGSKGGQGNQNQNNRNKKNKHREKTAHREKAAERDKPTERERERERARLRGIEEDDYYNNKDFQYGLNVDIWSAACIICELIIGRPLFRGVTEFDLIIRIVNSLGKPNNDELEFFSDSRFYPLKEDFFNVNIKNKKDALNVITNGRIDELGIDLLVKMLKYNPNDRITAADALSHPWFSDIRFDNLDGIGVYNWYVHCLKYYIGIKTFREIEQKKKNLLTTTMISHFLCKSNDRHAKIIFKLINDTFKNLGGYKKSGRRSFAIFSDKYAKDDKNANGFIKRASIKVLNDMKEKNVIETKEEMSFYDDSTNYMTPASTSSKRRKFNRSRAAQHNMRLRLRLRLRLRLRLRLRLRLRLRLRL; encoded by the exons ATGTACGGCATAACGCTGACCAAGTGCAAAATCTATTTCAACAATATCTACTCGACGGTGTCGCTGGAGGAAAAACTGGGCGGAGGGACCTACGGAGATGTATACAAAGGGAAGGTAATCAAATATAACAATAACAACAATAATGACCTCTACCAGAACACAAATTATCTGCCATACGATTACTACACAGACGAGTTCGTGTTCtttaggaaaaatatttatgcgATAAAATTTTTCCGTGATGACTTGAAAACGATAAATGAAGAAGGGATTAGCTGCACAACTTTGAGAGAACTCAGCTGTTTGAAGAACATCGGAAGGCATCCAAATATTTTAAGACTCATAGATGTCACAATAGATAGACAGAAATGCATCAGCGAATACATCAATCGTCAGATATTACAACACCATGCATCAAATTTTCAGCACTCAGCAAAACTGGATATGACTCCTCTAGCAGCGGACCAAAAATTTATCTTCGCTGCGTATGAGTACTGTGATGCTGGAGATTTGAAGAGGCTTATTCAGAAGACCAAAATTACTGATGACCAGGCGGGCCTAAGCTTGAAGGAAGCTAAGTGGTTATCCTTCCAGCTGTTAAATGGACTTGCATATCTacataataacaaaatgtgCCATAGAGATTTGAAGCCTGAAAATGTGATGCTGCAACAGACACCGAATCGGAAATTTTTACTTAAGATTGGTGACTTAGGCTTGTGCAgggagttaaaaaatgacGGGGACATGACTCCCACTGTGTGCACCATTTATTACCGCCCTTTGGAGGTGCTGCTTTCCAAGTTTGAGATGGctaaggggaagaaggggcgCGCCAAGGCCAGGGGCAAGGTCAAGCCCCCGGCGAATGGGGTGCCCGCGTCTGCCAATCGGTCTCACGGGAATCAGCCTTATGCGAATCAGCCTCACGGGAATCAGCCTTATGCGAATCAGCCTCACGCGAATCAACCTCACGCGAATCAACCTCATGCCAATCAACCTCATTCGAATCAACCTCACTCGAATCAACCTCATGCGAGCGCTCCCCACTCGAGCGCGCCGTACCCCTCGCGCGCCCCCTCCACCAGGGGCATCGACAGCAGCGGAAACAGCAGGGCCCACACGGCCAGCGCTGCGTGCACCACGGACAGGGGCAGCGGCGGGAGCGGAAGTGGAAACAAAAGTGGAAGCAGAAGTGGAAGCAAAGGTGGCCAGGGAAACCAAAACCAAAACAATAGgaacaagaagaacaagCATCGGGAAAAGACGGCGCATCGGGAAAAGGCGGCAGAGAGGGACAAGCCGACGGAGCGGGAGAGGGAGCGGGAGCGGGCGCGCCTCAGGGGAATCGAAGAAGACGACTACTACAACAACAAAGACTTCCAATACGGACTTAATGTAGATATATGGTCAGCAGCCTGCATCATCTGCGAACTGATTATAGGAAGGCCATTATTCAGAGGCGTAACAGAATTTGATCTGATCATACGAATCGTTAATTCCTTGGGGAAACCAAACAATGACGAATTGGAATTTTTTAGTGATTCTAGATTCTATCCTCTCAAGGAAGACTTCTTCAatgttaatataaaaaacaaaaaggatgcaCTCAACGTTATAACGAATGGAAGGATAGATGAGTTAGGTATAGATCTACTCGTGAAAATGTTGAAATATAATCCAAATGATAGAATTACTGCAGCAGATGCATTATCACACCCATGGTTTTCAGACATACGTTTTGATAACCTTGATGGAATTGGAGTCTATAACTGGTATGTACATTGCTTAAAATACTATATAGGGATAAAAACTTTTAGAGAAatagaacagaaaaaaaaaaatctccttACTACCACCATgatatctcattttttatgtaagtCTAATGATAGACAtgcgaaaataattttcaagcTTATTAATGATacctttaaaaatttgggaggatataaaaaaagtggaagaagatcctttgctattttttctgaTAAGTATGCCAAAGATGATAAGAATGCTAATGGGTTTATTAAACGAGCTAGTATTAAAGTGTTGAATGatatgaaggaaaagaacGTTATCGAGACAAAGGAAGAGATGTCGTTTTATGATGACAGCACCAACTATATGACTCCTGCTTCTACTTCTTCTAAGAGAAGGAAATTCAACCGATCTA GGGCGGCACAACACAACATGAGGCTGCGGCTGAGGCTGCGGCTGAGGCTGCGGCTGAGACTGCGGCTGAGGCTGCGGCTGAGGCTGAGACTGAGACTGTGA
- a CDS encoding ribonuclease (putative) yields MKYILKKAEKNVDFQMIKILLVQNVDKKNIESTINTKGKRKLFKNYIFSKQKVRAIECVLLHIAQMDEDHYTFRESYKELDISSDEYLLCVEAVCVYLTQNVQKDKANYRKYLAIHRHVRELLRGYISVYESGSSRSVHGTTGVDTQGDEDSQRIKQKKKKKKKKKSKNATEAEEDIAPLRTDEGGCASCKTREDSDGGGPTKSSTDKSNTAKSSTSKSSTAKSNPTRESPIAEVPQQPDAPYEGSEKLFKMVNEEMKKRDREIDTLKRSLELIEKDVKLLLRKSGVRTDPVDYSLEASRRSNSSYCSAEKAPPQGKSSVKSAGKSAVKLGAKSAVKSATKSAAEPAAKPAAEPLVAIPISEEDVTSFRHKAFVLMNLLNEHLTEKETKTGASAKKQTEGEPLTLSYLNDEIDRLIGIMTRGDKPCGEKLCDGKPCSGKPCSGKPFGYKPCGDVRQSISEVWSPSEGASNFEEERYKLVSPQMKGMYRKGKAAKGEQFFEQIIGEVSNVGRKAGAKEEDRIVHMAGKAAFAKMGSFKMGSTSELKKNQNDATKIENKVSPQSYTDRVKERQKKSSIYAYDISTTRWSNHYSVLEPKRERKKNSIVEYVNNFMSSVANDKINKEISSVESSKREDMVTSQNTSSDASVMVVNTYRRRNYFQEYMNYCNEVDEDDGDAEQSDLVPVNKPPHVYSRGGRSTNQWKRENKEKREKEAEAGAEAGAEADKEGVIENRAKSEHLMNLNAKQTNRMLSIGKVNSNNTTTTTNHSVERREIGVVEDSDRNQEEEKGKKKRKEQKGSAHEVAQALVQGIVIAGRRDEREDPAKERKNKEGQEEDNNHCGGKDDKGESDDDEEGEKKKKQHPQQLDELDKLSDHETESGDSVVYNYNLYNAIYDLNEQFSSVVKNMYQEKEVGGTLGGSPENEKVKSKGKSKGKKGGKVQQEVEDSVEVGESGESGESGEVGDVAESGEKRRRDEKLKRKAKRKEEKRRRKELLQEEKRKVKETKKEEKKKIKEMKKEEKKKMKEAEKGKKKKLKEAREAREQEEMKAKEVKKAKEAKKAKEGKEGKEAKKAKKTKEAKEAKKAKKAKRAAAKAAAKVEAKSAATAAAEHVEGKLTEYSSMREDSPSEDTQAAPPPNNDYNFIDATSSDKQKRMSTYGGRTIYDEYITQEKAIRGIIKKKYIRGILTVRRHDYGFVICNDRKVHIKSKKDMNRAIDGDAVVVKLKRDKRGEASEVGETKRGKMITDKEYAKRGKTLTDEYAKGGKKLNGWMEEKKADELTGKIIYIEEHHGSNIQYVCIFREKMKRQKFSMAIPFKKSIPFIKVENKHIIEFMNRSNVMDITNQLVYIKIFQWNTNELFPEGRIVELLGQNDLFHNMQNAILLNYNLNFNLKEPLEDNFLKKLKNKDILYSDIVNEEIKKRMDLSKKCIFTIDPETARDLDDAINISRISKKKIIKCNFYIKVIHNLMVHNGEIESILEKNLSFFVKEDDDFFQTLKENKYIKEMEDIKYENFVKDKMEGKKKKNLYVGKEAVNRYSGGNYHHYQVDKHGGNSSRKRKTHADETCSRYTQQGNQYMGSSSSLEEENSLQKSNSSEEAMGNYHHVVGNQKGRSKYDPPRVHKNYGDSESGMGVRSTARGGPHRGVRNGVRNGERNGVRNGERNGVRNGVRNGERRDRDNRLSNCGNPFEDSSMCNSGWGRENEESARWKKRLAQEDSDDREEISDDGEVDDEDGDDEDGDDDNGNGNGNGNGNGNGNCQARGRGENDGGADPSKLAKYQHIFKKYLNEDIGRDVLSNHDLFCEKCKRHITLKEIIKDMTEKKWKKYNLFEVGVHITDVAYFIKENSSLDIDARNRAMTIYLTHTCFPMISRILSESLCSLDPINSRLCLSIFFYMDSAGRIDHNSFFLKESIINSKVRFTYEEVYLLVKNYSKLRKVINRLMKEERSRSASRFLGVPAGGDTSAWVNVPTQWEKRQEGDDAVRGGTVGEVLDLGEHAKRDIHGVHGVHDIHGEHDIHGVHGVHDMHDIHGVQGIHDIRTAQTSNTSQTARTAEKGPLAAVAAEKEQVSQKSSLYRKFLNLHFYSKKKKSASGECENASCGNATYGRTEPGGKGGGKGGGNNGGNNNDGGNGNGRQNDLQNDRQNDRQNDRQNDRQNDRQNGGNNSCNKVLLSGSNNEETKKKNTMMKQHILQHEEVKKGVKAILKIFQSLNNRNYKLSYKKIFQVVKNLYYLHKVTKRARVIRKNNGSLLFNNDKMNIILSSTCTPIAIVKKKFTFANYLVEELMLSANKLVAIRQYFSKYRNVSVFRCHSMDNIIETSDIIEVLEKHGIYLQVSDLRHILKFLDEARSVIKQKSKNISDIVCAYAKKKMMRAEYHTFKHIKDNHMSTYHYALSFLLYTHFTSPIRRYPDILVHRVIKKIISDENKLNGQLCTRQEILAAPDTSDVGIIEKICENCNNCKTKSKWAQIDCEIAFFCLYLQKRDYPGYNRGIIMDIYREKSSIFFKSFSFENSLYYSGYEKHISKMNKNHQEYLSNYVIQANMVKQELTLHVYSANKRKVIMRRVYKRFDYIPLYFFPLNTMPPSYFLAVAIDK; encoded by the exons ATgaaatacattttaaaaaaagcagaaaaaaatgtggatttTCAGATGATAAAAATTCTCCTGGTTCAGAATGTAGATAAGAAGAACATAGAAAGTACAATAAATAccaaggggaaaaggaagttattcaaaaattatattttttccaagcaAAAAGTGAGGGCTATAGAATGTGTGCTGCTTCACATAGCTCAGATGGATGAAGATCATTACACTTTTCGTGAGTCTTATAAAGAGTTAGACATATCATCGGATGAGTACCTGTTGTGTGTGGAAGCCGTGTGTGTTTATTTGACACAGAATGTGCAGAAGGATAAGGCGAACTATAGAAAATACTTGGCTATACATAGACACGTTAGGGAGCTTTTGCGTGGGTACATCAGTGTATATGAAAGCGGCAGTAGTAGATCCGTGCATGGGACCACGGGCGTGGATACGCAGGGAGATGAGGACAGTCAGAGGAtcaaacagaagaaaaagaagaagaagaaaaagaaaagcaagaATGCCACCGAGGCAGAGGAGGATATTGCCCCTCTGCGCACTGACGAAGGGGGATGTGCGAGCTGCAAAACCAGGGAGGACAGCGACGGTGGGGGACCCACAAAGAGCAGCACAGACAAGAGTAACACCGCCAAAAGCAGCACTTCCAAAAGCAGCACCGCCAAGAGCAACCCCACGAGGGAGAGCCCCATCGCGGAAGTTCCACAGCAACCGGATGCGCCCTACGAAGGCTCTGAAAAACtgttcaaaatggtgaacgaagaaatgaaaaaaagggatcgAGAAATTGACACACTAAAAAGGTCATTGGAGCTGATAGAAAAGGATGTGAAGCTGCTGCTCAGGAAGAGTGGCGTCAGGACAGATCCGGTGGACTACTCGTTGGAGGCTTCCAGAAGGAGCAACTCTTCGTATTGCAGCGCGGAGAAGGCACCTCCACAGGGGAAGTCATCTGTGAAGTCAGCTGGGAAGTCAGCCGTGAAATTAGGCGCCAAGTCAGCCGTCAAGTCAGCCACCAAGTCAGCCGCCGAGCCAGCCGCCAAGCCAGCCGCGGAACCACTTGTAGCCATCCCCATAAGCGAGGAAGATGTGACGTCATTCAGGCACAAGGCATTCGTCCTGATGAACCTGTTGAATGAGCACCTCACCGAGAAGGAAACCAAAACAGGCGCAAGTGCGAAGAAGCAAACGGAAGGGGAGCCACTAACTCTGAGTTATTTGAACGATGAAATTGACAGACTGATAGGAATCATGACGAGGGGGGATAAACCGTGTGGCGAGAAACTGTGTGACGGCAAACCGTGTAGCGGCAAACCGTGCAGCGGCAAACCGTTTGGCTACAAACCGTGTGGCGACGTGAGACAAAGCATCAGTGAGGTGTGGAGCCCCTCGGAGGGTGCCTCCAACTTCGAGGAGGAACGATACAAATTGGTATCTCCCCAAATGAAGGGAATGTAcagaaagggaaaggcaGCCAAGGGTGAGCAGTTCTTCGAGCAGATAATTGGGGAGGTGTCAAATGTGGGAAGAAAAGCAGGAGCCAAGGAAGAAGACAGAATTGTGCACATGGCAGGGAAAGCTGCTTTTGCGAAAATGGGCTCCTTTAAAATGGGATCAACATCTGAGTTAAAGAAAAACCAAAACGATGCGACCAAGATAGAGAATAAGGTTTCCCCACAAAGCTACACAGATAGGGTGAAAGAAAGGCAAAAGAAATCATCCATCTACGCGTACGACATAAGTACCACTCGGTGGAGCAACCACTACAGCGTACTTGAaccgaaaagggaaaggaaaaaaaatagcatcGTTGAATacgttaataattttatgagcAGTGTAGCGAATGATAAGATAAACAAAGAAATCTCATCTGTGGAGAGtagcaaaagggaagacaTGGTTACTTCTCAAAACACAAGCTCGGATGCATCCGTCATGGTGGTGAACACGTATAGGAGGAGAAACTACTTCCAAGAATATATGAATTACTGCAATGAGGTTGACGAGGATGATGGGGATGCAGAGCAGAGTGACCTCGTGCCGGTGAACAAGCCCCCCCATGTGTACTCCAGGGGCGGCAGGAGCACCAACCAGTGGAAACGCGAGAATAAagagaaaagagaaaaggagGCTGAGGCTGGGGCAGAGGCCGGGGCTGAGGCAGATAAAGAGGGGGTGATCGAAAACCGGGCGAAGAGTGAACACCTGATGAACCTGAATGCGAAACAGACCAACCGCATGCTGAGCATCGGCAAGGTTAACAGCAACAACACGACGACGACGACGAACCATTCCGTTGAGAGGAGAGAGATCGGAGTTGTGGAGGACAGCGACAGGAATcaggaggaagagaaggggaagaagaaacggaAGGAGCAGAAGGGAAGCGCTCATGAAGTAGCGCAGGCGCTAGTGCAGGGGATTGTGATAGCGGGCAGACGGGACGAAAGGGAGGACCCAgcgaaggaaaggaagaataaAGAAGGCCAAGAGGAGGATAACAACCATTGTGGGGGCAAAGATGACAAAGGAGAAAgtgacgatgatgaggagggggagaagaagaagaagcaacatCCGCAGCAGTTGGACGAGCTTGACAAGCTGAGCGATCATGAGACGGAGAGCGGCGACAGTGTGGTATACAACTATAACCTGTATAACGCCATCTACGACCTGAACGAACAGTTTTCCTCTGTGGTGAAGAATATGTACCAGGAGAAAGAGGTTGGGGGGACACTCGGAGGGTCTccggaaaatgaaaaggtgaAGTCTAAGGGGAAGTCTAAGGGGAAGAAAGGAGGGAAGGTCCAGCAGGAAGTGGAGGACTCGGTCGAAGTTGGCGAATCGGGCGAATCGGGCGAATCGGGCGAAGTGGGTGACGTCGCAGAGAGTGGcgagaaaaggaggagagatGAGAAACTAAAAAGGAAGgccaaaaggaaggaagagAAACGGCGAAGGAAGGAACTGCtgcaggaggaaaaaaggaaagtgaaggaaacaaaaaaggaagagaagaaaaaaataaaagaaatgaaaaaggaagaaaagaagaaaatgaaggaggcggagaaggggaagaagaagaagttgAAAGAGGCGCGGGAAGCGAGGGAACAGGAGGAAATGAAAGCGAAGGAGGTGAAGAAGGCCAAGGAGGCCAAGAAGGCCAAGGAGGGCAAGGAGGGCAAGGAGGCCAAGAAGGCCAAGAAGACCAAGGAGGCGAAGGAGGCCAAGAAGGCCAAGAAGGCAAAAAGGGCTGCGGCCAAAGCAGCCGCAAAGGTAGAGGCAAAGTCGGCCGCAACCGCAGCGGCCGAGCACGTGGAAGGAAAGCTCACAGAATACTCCTCCATGAGGGAGGACAGCCCCAGTGAAGATACTCAGGCggctccccccccaaacaACGACTACAACTTCATCGATGCCACGTCCAGCGACAAGCAGAAGAGGATGAGTACGTACGGGGGGAGGACCATATACGATGAGTACATAACTCAGGAGAAGGCAATTAGGGGCATCATCAAGAAGAAATACATACGG GGCATCCTCACCGTCCGGAGACACGACTACGGGTTTGTCATCTGCAACGACAGGAAGGTGCACATAAAGTCGAAGAAGGACATGAACAGAGCGATCGACGGGGACGCAGTGGTGGTCAAGCTGAAGAGggacaaaaggggagaggcaAGCGAGGTAGGAGAGAcgaagaggggaaaaatgatCACCGATAAGGAGTACGCTAAGCGGGGAAAAACGCTCACCGATGAGTACGctaaggggggaaaaaaattaaatggcTGGATGGAAGAGAAGAAGGCAGACGAACTAACAGGAAAAATAATCTACATAGAAGAACATCACGGGTCGAACATCCAatacgtgtgcatatttagagaaaaaatgaaaaggcaaaagttCAGCATGGCAAtcccatttaaaaaaagtatcccATTTATTAAAGtagaaaataaacacataaTTGAATTCATGAACAGGAGTAACGTCATGGATATAACGAATCAGCTAgtctatataaaaatatttcagtGGAATACAAATGAGTTATTCCCAGAAGGCAGAATTGTGGAACTACTTGGGCAGAATGACTTATTCCACAACATGCAAAATGCTATTTTGCTCaactataatttaaattttaatttaaaagaaCCTTTggaggataattttttaaaaaaattgaaaaacaaGGATATTTTGTACAGTGATATAgtgaatgaagaaataaagaagaGAATGGacttaagtaaaaaatgtattttcaCTATCGATCCTGAAACTGCCAGAGATTTGGATGATGCGATTAATATTAGCagaataagtaaaaaaaaaattataaaatgcaatttttacattaaagTTATTCATAACTTGATGGTCCACAATGGAGAAATTGAgtccattttggaaaaaaatctctccttttttgttaaagaggatgatgatttttttcagACATTGAAGGAGAATAAATACAtcaaagaaatggaagatattaagtatgaaaattttgtcaaagataaaatggaggggaaaaaaaaaaaaaatttgtacgtAGGGAAAGAAGCTGTGAACAGGTACAGTGGGGGGAACTACCACCACTATCAGGTAGACAAACACGGTGGGAACTCTTCtaggaaaaggaagaccCACGCTGATGAGACGTGCTCCCGTTACACACAACAGGGGAACCAATATATGGGAAGCAGCAGCTCgttggaggaagaaaactcTCTTCAGAAAAGCAACAGCAGCGAAGAGGCGATGGGGAACTATCACCATGTGGTGGGCAACCAGAAGGGAAGGTCCAAGTATGATCCCCCCAGGGTGCACAAGAATTATGGCGACTCGGAATCGGGCATGGGGGTCCGCAGCACCGCGAGGGGAGGACCACACAGAGGTGTGAGGAACGGCGTAAGGAACGGCGAAAGGAACGGCGTAAGGAACGGCGAAAGGAACGGCGTAAGGAACGGCGTAAGGAACGGCGAAAGGAGAGACAGGGACAATCGCCTGAGCAACTGCGGAAACCCGTTTGAGGATTCCTCTATGTGTAATTCTGGCTGGGGCCGGGAAAACGAGGAGAGCGCCCGTTGGAAGAAGCGGCTGGCACAGGAGGATAGCGATGACAGGGAGGAGATTAGCGATGACGGTGAGGTGGATGACGAGGATGGAGATGACGAGGATGGAGATGACGATAATGGCAACGGCAATGGCAACGGCAATGGCAACGGCAATGGCAACTGCCAAGCTCGTGGTCGTGGAGAGAACGATGGCGGCGCCGACCCCAGCAAGCTCGCGAAGTACCAGCATATCTTCAAAAAGTACCTGAACGAAGACATAGGAAGGGACGTCCTGAGCAACCACGACTTGTTCTGCGAAAAGTGCAAAAGACACATAACCCTgaaggaaataataaaagacatgacagaaaaaaaatggaaaaaatacaacctGTTCGAAGTGGGAGTACACATAACAGACGTAGCCTATTTCATCAAAGAAAACTCCTCCCTCGATATCGATGCTCGTAACAGAGCTATGACTATATATCTAACACATACTTGCTTTCCGATGATTTCCAGAATATTAAGTGAATCTTTATGTAGCTTGGATCCTATTAATAGCCGATTGTGCttgtccatatttttttacatggaCAGTGCAGGTAGAATTGAtcataattcttttttcctcaagGAAAGCATAATAAACAGTAAGGTGAGATTTACTTATGAGGAGGTATACTTACTTGTGAAAAATTATAGCAAATTGAGAAAGGTGATTAACCGTTTGATGAAGGAGGAACGCAGCAGGAGCGCTTCGCGCTTTTTGGGAGTGCCCGCGGGGGGGGATACTTCTGCGTGGGTGAATGTGCCAACTCAGTGGGAGAAGCGGCAGGAGGGAGATGATGCAGTGAGGGGAGGAACTGTTGGAGAGGTGCTCGATTTGGGGGAGCACGCCAAGCGCGACATACACGGCGTACACGGCGTACACGACATACACGGCGAACACGACATACACGGCGTACACGGCGTACACGACATGCACGACATACACGGCGTACAAGGTATACACGACATACGCACTGCGCAAACTTCGAACACTTCTCAAACTGCGCGCACTGCGGAAAAGGGGCCCCTCGCGGCGGTCGCGGCTGAGAAGGAGCAAGTCAGCCAGAAGAGCAGCCTGTACAGGAAATTCCTCAATCTGCATTTTTActcgaaaaagaagaagagcgCAAGCGGCGAGTGCGAGAATGCCTCGTGTGGGAACGCTACCTACGGGCGCACCGAACCGGGCGGCAAGGGTGGCGGCAAGGGTGGCGGCAACAATGGCGGAAATAACAACGACGGAGGTAACGGCAACGGCCGCCAGAATGACCTCCAGAATGACCGCCAGAACGACCGCCAGAACGACCGCCAGAATGACCGCCAGAACGACCGCCAGAACGGCGGCAATAACAGCTGCAACAAGGTGCTGCTCAGCGGAAGCAACAACGAGGagacaaagaagaaaaacaccATGATGAAGCAACACATTCTGCAACacgaagaagtaaaaaaaggagtaaaggCTATcctaaaaattttccaaagcCTAAACAATAGGAATTACAAGCTCtcctacaaaaaaatttttcaagttgTAAAGAACTTGTATTACCTGCACAAGGTCACCAAGCGAGCAAGAGtcatacgaaaaaataatggctctctccttttcaataatgataaaatgaatatcATCCTCTCCAGTACATGTACTCCTATAGCaattgtaaagaaaaaatttacctttGCTAATTACTTAGTGGAGGAACTCATGTTAAGTGCCAACAAGTTAGTTGCAATTCGTCAGTATTTTAGTAAATATAGAAACGTGTCCGTTTTTAGATGTCACAGTATGGATAACATAATCGAAACAAGTGACATAATTGAAGTTTTGGAGAAGCATGGAATTTATTTGCAAGTTTCTGATTTGAGGCATATATTGAAATTTTTGGATGAGGCTAGAAGTGTTATTAAACAGAAGAGTAAAAATATCTCAGATATCGTATGTGCCTatgcgaagaagaaaatgatgagaGCAGAATATCACACGTTTAAGCATATAAAGGACAACCACATGAGTACTTACCACTATGCCttgtcttttcttttatacaCGCACTTTACTTCTCCGATTAGACGATACCCAGATATTTTGGTTCATCGCGTTATAAAGAAAATCATCAGTGACGAGAACAAGCTGAACGGCCAGCTCTGCACTCGGCAGGAAATCCTGGCCGCACCGGACACCTCCGACGTG GGCATCATTGAGAAAATTTGCGAAAACTGCAACAACTGCAAGACAAAATCCAAGTGGGCCCAGATAGACTGCGAAATT gcCTTTTTCTGCTTGTATTTGCAGAAGCGGGACTATCCGGGTTACAACAGAG GCATCATCATGGATATTTACAGGGAGAAGTCTTCTATATTCTTCAAGTCCTTCTCAtttgaaaat AGCCTCTACTACAGCGGTTACGAAAAGCATATcagcaaaatgaataagAACCATCAG gAATATTTGAGCAACTACGTTATACAGGCAAATATGGTCAAGCAAGAG CTCACACTTCATGTTTACAGTGCCAACAAGAGAAAGGTCATCATGCGAAGGGTGTATAAG CGCTTCGATTACATTCCCctgtattttttccccttgaaCACGATGCCGCCATCGTATTTCCTGGCCGTCGCCATTGACAAGTGA